The Plectropomus leopardus isolate mb unplaced genomic scaffold, YSFRI_Pleo_2.0 unplaced_scaffold21289, whole genome shotgun sequence genomic sequence attctaaaatccgagaaatatcctaaaatccgaaCATcttaaacatcttaaaatccaagaaatgtccttaaatcacagaaatgtcgtaaaatctgggaaatgtcctaaaatctgagaaacgtcctaaaatcctagaagcatgtgtggggctgctgcgactgacCCCTGGCCCCTGGACCCTGGCCcttggcccctggcccctggcctcctgtcattttgcacaGGTGGGTCCCACACAGGAGCGTCCATGCTTTCAGGTCTCGATCAAAGACAATAATAATCGATTGAACCCAGCAGCACTGGCGTGTCGTACCTGATGTGCTTCAGGTAGCTCCTCTCGTAGTGGAAAGTCCGCTGGCACTTGTTGCACTGAAACTGGGCCTTGGACGGTCTCTTTATTGTCTCCTTGGAgttctccccctcctcctcatcctcctcctcctcctcttcgtcgTCCATCTCGTCCTCCAGAGACAACAACAAGGAGTCTTCAGGATCACTGTTGTGAAAATCCTCCTCACATTCCCAATCTTCCGCATCGTAGCCCGGCATTCCCAGAGACGAGTCCTCCTCAGCCTGATCCTCCGGCTGAGCGTCTCCTTCAGTCCTGTCCTCGCTCTCCTCTGCGTCCTCATGCGTGACCTGGTTTTCATTGTTCGGGTTAGCCGGTCTTTTGGTATTTAAACGCCTCTGAAAGACTTTACGTGCAGTCAGGTTGAGTTTTAGGTTtccttcttgtcttttttcatccTTCACTGCGTTCTTTGCCTTCAATCTTTTCTTTGAAATGACTTCTTTCTCTGAGCTCTGCGGTGACAAACGCCGCTTGAGCAGGAAGCTTTTAGGCTGCTTCTTCCCTTtggtccttttttcttttttggcaccGTGTAAGTCACCTTCTTCTTCTGGTGCAGATGTTTTCTGTGTAGGTTTCTGTAGGATCCCAGCACTCATGGCCTCGCCGCAAACCTCCGACAGATCCTCGCAGTCCAAAAACTGTGCCGCCGC encodes the following:
- the LOC121965710 gene encoding GDNF-inducible zinc finger protein 1-like yields the protein MGVKVVQLTSKSHHENILASLHQLRLQGQLSDVTVQVDFQGDVQEFQAHQLMLAASSGYFKKILLSQDAARDKVLLSNMHSNDFSKFLEFVYTGKVEVVRDKISDVQAAAQFLDCEDLSEVCGEAMSAGILQKPTQKTSAPEEEGDLHGAKKEKRTKGKKQPKSFLLKRRLSPQSSEKEVISKKRLKAKNAVKDEKRQEGNLKLNLTARKVFQRRLNTKRPANPNNENQVTHEDAEESEDRTEGDAQPEDQAEEDSSLGMPGYDAEDWECEEDFHNSDPEDSLLLSLEDEMDDEEEEEEDEEEGENSKETIKRPSKAQFQCNKCQRTFHYERSYLKHISTYHGVKADVIYRCDTCQQTFANRSNLKIHEKHVHSNERLFTCDSCAKTFKRKKDVVRHQRQ